In the genome of Populus nigra chromosome 9, ddPopNigr1.1, whole genome shotgun sequence, one region contains:
- the LOC133703826 gene encoding probable LRR receptor-like serine/threonine-protein kinase RFK1 isoform X3 has translation MQLTSISLLVNRLSGEIPKELGNITTLTYLSLEVNQISGIIPPDLGKLINLQTLMLSSNRFTGNLPVSFSGLINLTDFRINDNNFSGAIPIFIQNWKKLERLEMHATGLEGPIPSNISLLNNLVELRISDINGPTQSFPMLKNMTGMIRLTLRSCKIFGEIPAYLWTMKSLELLDVSFNKLVGKIPASISVDRLRFIFLTRNLLSGDISDSILKDGSNVDLSYNNFALQSPGQPVCRENMNLNLNLFRSSSMGNSSRRVLPCMKTFRCPKYSNCLHVNSGGKDITINENKTTLSYEGDGQVEGGAAKYFVNDQSFWGFSSTGDFMDDYDYQNTRYTVSLQSSTIPELYQTARISPISLTYFHYCLQNGNYTVNLHFAEIQFTNDHTYNSLGRRIFDIYVQERLVWKDFNIEDEVGSAEKPLVKQVLNVNVTNNMLEIRFYFAGKGTTRIPDRGVYGPIISAISVFSDLKVCSSGKKKGIVYVVVGAVGASCLVAIILVILWWKGNLPGKLRRKRDVKGLDFPKGTFSLKQIRAATNDFDASNKIGEGGFGPVYKGQLPDGTVIAVKQLSSKSRQGNREFLNEMGMISCLQHPNLVKLHGCCIESDQLLLVYEYMENNSLARALFRHENNQLNLDWPTRLKICIGIARGLAFLHEESRLKIVHRDIKATNVLLDGNLNPKISDFGLARLDEEEKSHISTRVAGTIGYMAPEYALWGYLTDKADVYSFGVVALEIISGKNTNNYMPSNSSCVCLLDWACHLQQSGSFIELVDETLGSEVNIEEAETMVKVALLCTNASPTLRPTMSEVVSMLEGRMAVPDTRPELSSYNEDLRFKAMRDLRQHEQSHRFSGSQRQKSTSIQTFSSSSISENSSHEISLEPKL, from the exons ATGCAGTTAACCTCAAT CTCTCTTCTCGTAAATCGTTTGTCAGGGGAGATTCCAAAGGAATTGGGAAATATTACCACTCTCACCTACCT gtCCCTTGAAGTGAACCAAATTTCTGGCATAATCCCCCCTGACCTTGGAAAATTGATCAACTTGCAGACACT gatgctgtccTCCAATCGTTTTACTGGAAACTTGCCAGTGTCATTTTCTGGACTAATAAATCTAACAGATTT TAGGATAAACGATAACAACTTCAGTGGAGCCATTCCTATCTTCATACAGAATTGGAAAAAGCTTGAAAGATT AGAAATGCATGCAACTGGACTGGAGGGACCTATTCCATCAAACATTTCTCTTTTGAATAATTTAGTTGAGTT GAGAATAAGTGATATAAATGGACCAACCCAGAGTTTCCCCATGCTCAAGAATATGACAGGCATGATCAGATT AACTCTGAGGAGCTGTAAAATTTTTGGGGAGATCCCTGCATACCTTTGGACAATGAAGAGTTTGGAATTATT GGATGTCAGTTTCAATAAGTTGGTTGGAAAAATTCCTGCCAGCATAAGTGTAGATCGCCTGCGATTCAT CTTTTTAACTAGAAACTTGCTAAGTGGAGATATATCAGATTCAATCTTGAAGGATGGAAGCAACGT TGATCTGTCATATAATAACTTTGCATTGCAAAGCCCTGGGCAACCTGTTTGTCGAGAAAACAT GAATCTAAACCTGAACTTGTTCCGTAGCTCTTCAATGGGAAACAGCTC AAGGCGAGTTCTTCCATGCATGAAGACTTTCCGCTGCCCTAAAT ATTCAAACTGTTTACATGTTAACAGTGGTGGAAAGGACATAACCatcaatgaaaacaaaacaacctTGTCATATGAAGGAGATGGACAAGTAGAAGGTGGTGCAgctaaatattttgtaaatgacCAAAGCTTCTGGGGTTTCAGTAGCACCGGGGACTTTATGGATGATTATGATTACCAAAATACTCGTTATACTGTATCTCTGCAATCATCAACCATCCCTGAATTATACCAAACAGCTCGCATATCCCCAATTTCTCTTACCTATTTCCATTATTGCTTACAAAATGGGAACTACACAGTAAACCTTCACTTTGCAGAGATACAGTTCACTAATGACCATACATATAACAGCTTAGGCAGGCGTATTTTTGACATTTATGTTCAG GAAAGATTGGTTTGGAAAGATTTCAATATTGAAGATGAGGTTGGCAGTGCTGAAAAGCCTTTAGTGAAACAAGTATTGAATGTCAATGTGACTAATAATATGTTGGAGATCAGATTCTATTTTGCCGGAAAAGGGACAACAAGGATTCCTGATAGGGGAGTTTATGGTCCCATCATATCAGCCATCTCTGTATTTTCTG atttgaaaGTTTGTTCTAGTGGGAAAAAGAAGGGAATTGTTTATGTGGTTGTTGGAGCTGTTGGAGCATCATGCCTGGTTGCCATTATACTGGTAATTCTTTGGTGGAAAGGAAACTTGCCAGGAAAATTGCGCAGGAAAAGAG ATGTCAAAGGACTTGATTTTCCAAAGGGAACATTTTCTCTGAAGCAAATTAGAGCTGCCACAAATGACTTTGATGCTTCTAATAAGATTGGAGAAGGTGGTTTTGGTCCTGTATACAAG GGTCAATTACCTGATGGTACTGTTATAGCAGTGAAGCAACTTTCATCAAAATCACGGCAAGGAAATCGTGAATTCTTAAATGAGATGGGCATGATTTCATGTTTGCAGCATCCGAATCTTGTCAAGCTGCATGGATGTTGCATTGAAAGTGACCAGTTATTATTGGTTTATGAGTACATGGAAAATAATAGTCTTGCACGTGCTCTGTTTC GTCATGAAAACAATCAGCTTAATCTGGATTGGCCTACAAGGCTTAAGATCTGTATTGGGATAGCTAGAGGTCTAGCTtttctccatgaagaatcaagACTTAAGATCGTTCACAGAGACATCAAAGCTACAAATGTGCTACTTGATGGGAATCTGAATCCTAAAATATCTGATTTTGGATTGGCTAGGCTtgatgaagaagagaagagCCACATCAGCACCCGAGTTGCTGGAACTAT AGGATATATGGCACCAGAATATGCACTATGGGGTTACTTGACTGACAAAGCAGATGTTTACAGTTTTGGGGTTGTTGCTTTGGAAATTATTAGTGGGAAGAACACCAATAACTACATGCCAAGCAACAGCAGTTGTGTTTGTCTCTTAGATTGG GCCTGCCATTTGCAACAAAGTGGGAGTTTTATAGAGCTTGTTGATGAGACGTTAGGATCTGAAGTTAACATAGAAGAAGCAGAAACTATGGTTAAAGTAGCTCTCTTGTGTACAAATGCGTCCCCTACACTTAGACCTACAATGTCTGAGGTAGTGAGCATGCTTGAAGGACGAATGGCTGTTCCTGACACGCGTCCAGAACTGAGTTCATATAATGAAGATTTGAGGTTCAAAGCCATGAGAGACCTCCGTCAGCACGAGCAAAGTCATAGATTCAGTGGGAGCCAAAGACAAAAGTCAACCTCTATTCAAACTTTTAGCTCTTCATCTATATCTGAGAACAGCAGTCATGAGATAAGCTTAGAACCAAAGCTCTAA
- the LOC133703826 gene encoding probable LRR receptor-like serine/threonine-protein kinase RFK1 isoform X1 produces MLAGKFFVFLTVSLTSCLGLLAFFEAKLVQEEVDALEEIARTLGSKYWKFNADTCEIELVGVTQVPPKNAEQRIDCECKNGNNTDCHVTRMELKKYNLPGVLPPQLVKLPHLQVVDFAYNYLNGTIPREWASMQLTSISLLVNRLSGEIPKELGNITTLTYLSLEVNQISGIIPPDLGKLINLQTLMLSSNRFTGNLPVSFSGLINLTDFRINDNNFSGAIPIFIQNWKKLERLEMHATGLEGPIPSNISLLNNLVELRISDINGPTQSFPMLKNMTGMIRLTLRSCKIFGEIPAYLWTMKSLELLDVSFNKLVGKIPASISVDRLRFIFLTRNLLSGDISDSILKDGSNVDLSYNNFALQSPGQPVCRENMNLNLNLFRSSSMGNSSRRVLPCMKTFRCPKYSNCLHVNSGGKDITINENKTTLSYEGDGQVEGGAAKYFVNDQSFWGFSSTGDFMDDYDYQNTRYTVSLQSSTIPELYQTARISPISLTYFHYCLQNGNYTVNLHFAEIQFTNDHTYNSLGRRIFDIYVQERLVWKDFNIEDEVGSAEKPLVKQVLNVNVTNNMLEIRFYFAGKGTTRIPDRGVYGPIISAISVFSDLKVCSSGKKKGIVYVVVGAVGASCLVAIILVILWWKGNLPGKLRRKRDVKGLDFPKGTFSLKQIRAATNDFDASNKIGEGGFGPVYKGQLPDGTVIAVKQLSSKSRQGNREFLNEMGMISCLQHPNLVKLHGCCIESDQLLLVYEYMENNSLARALFRHENNQLNLDWPTRLKICIGIARGLAFLHEESRLKIVHRDIKATNVLLDGNLNPKISDFGLARLDEEEKSHISTRVAGTIGYMAPEYALWGYLTDKADVYSFGVVALEIISGKNTNNYMPSNSSCVCLLDWACHLQQSGSFIELVDETLGSEVNIEEAETMVKVALLCTNASPTLRPTMSEVVSMLEGRMAVPDTRPELSSYNEDLRFKAMRDLRQHEQSHRFSGSQRQKSTSIQTFSSSSISENSSHEISLEPKL; encoded by the exons ATGCTTGCTGGGaagttctttgttttcttgacTGTTAGTCTTACTAGTTGCTTAGGGTTGCTGGCGTTTTTTGAGGCAAAGCTGGTTCAAGAAGAAG TTGATGCACTTGAAGAAATTGCACGGACATTGGGCTCTAAATACTGGAAGTTCAATGCTGACACTTGCGAGATTGAATTGGTTGGGGTAACTCAAGTCCCACCAAAGAACGCAGAGCAAAGGATAGATTGTGAATGCAAGAATGGGAACAATACTGATTGTCACGTCACAAGAAT GGAGCTCAAAAAGTATAATCTTCCTGGAGTGCTTCCGCCTCAACTTGTTAAGCTTCCCCACCTCCAAGTAGT TGATTTTGCGTACAATTACTTGAATGGTACGATACCACGTGAATGGGCTTCAATGCAGTTAACCTCAAT CTCTCTTCTCGTAAATCGTTTGTCAGGGGAGATTCCAAAGGAATTGGGAAATATTACCACTCTCACCTACCT gtCCCTTGAAGTGAACCAAATTTCTGGCATAATCCCCCCTGACCTTGGAAAATTGATCAACTTGCAGACACT gatgctgtccTCCAATCGTTTTACTGGAAACTTGCCAGTGTCATTTTCTGGACTAATAAATCTAACAGATTT TAGGATAAACGATAACAACTTCAGTGGAGCCATTCCTATCTTCATACAGAATTGGAAAAAGCTTGAAAGATT AGAAATGCATGCAACTGGACTGGAGGGACCTATTCCATCAAACATTTCTCTTTTGAATAATTTAGTTGAGTT GAGAATAAGTGATATAAATGGACCAACCCAGAGTTTCCCCATGCTCAAGAATATGACAGGCATGATCAGATT AACTCTGAGGAGCTGTAAAATTTTTGGGGAGATCCCTGCATACCTTTGGACAATGAAGAGTTTGGAATTATT GGATGTCAGTTTCAATAAGTTGGTTGGAAAAATTCCTGCCAGCATAAGTGTAGATCGCCTGCGATTCAT CTTTTTAACTAGAAACTTGCTAAGTGGAGATATATCAGATTCAATCTTGAAGGATGGAAGCAACGT TGATCTGTCATATAATAACTTTGCATTGCAAAGCCCTGGGCAACCTGTTTGTCGAGAAAACAT GAATCTAAACCTGAACTTGTTCCGTAGCTCTTCAATGGGAAACAGCTC AAGGCGAGTTCTTCCATGCATGAAGACTTTCCGCTGCCCTAAAT ATTCAAACTGTTTACATGTTAACAGTGGTGGAAAGGACATAACCatcaatgaaaacaaaacaacctTGTCATATGAAGGAGATGGACAAGTAGAAGGTGGTGCAgctaaatattttgtaaatgacCAAAGCTTCTGGGGTTTCAGTAGCACCGGGGACTTTATGGATGATTATGATTACCAAAATACTCGTTATACTGTATCTCTGCAATCATCAACCATCCCTGAATTATACCAAACAGCTCGCATATCCCCAATTTCTCTTACCTATTTCCATTATTGCTTACAAAATGGGAACTACACAGTAAACCTTCACTTTGCAGAGATACAGTTCACTAATGACCATACATATAACAGCTTAGGCAGGCGTATTTTTGACATTTATGTTCAG GAAAGATTGGTTTGGAAAGATTTCAATATTGAAGATGAGGTTGGCAGTGCTGAAAAGCCTTTAGTGAAACAAGTATTGAATGTCAATGTGACTAATAATATGTTGGAGATCAGATTCTATTTTGCCGGAAAAGGGACAACAAGGATTCCTGATAGGGGAGTTTATGGTCCCATCATATCAGCCATCTCTGTATTTTCTG atttgaaaGTTTGTTCTAGTGGGAAAAAGAAGGGAATTGTTTATGTGGTTGTTGGAGCTGTTGGAGCATCATGCCTGGTTGCCATTATACTGGTAATTCTTTGGTGGAAAGGAAACTTGCCAGGAAAATTGCGCAGGAAAAGAG ATGTCAAAGGACTTGATTTTCCAAAGGGAACATTTTCTCTGAAGCAAATTAGAGCTGCCACAAATGACTTTGATGCTTCTAATAAGATTGGAGAAGGTGGTTTTGGTCCTGTATACAAG GGTCAATTACCTGATGGTACTGTTATAGCAGTGAAGCAACTTTCATCAAAATCACGGCAAGGAAATCGTGAATTCTTAAATGAGATGGGCATGATTTCATGTTTGCAGCATCCGAATCTTGTCAAGCTGCATGGATGTTGCATTGAAAGTGACCAGTTATTATTGGTTTATGAGTACATGGAAAATAATAGTCTTGCACGTGCTCTGTTTC GTCATGAAAACAATCAGCTTAATCTGGATTGGCCTACAAGGCTTAAGATCTGTATTGGGATAGCTAGAGGTCTAGCTtttctccatgaagaatcaagACTTAAGATCGTTCACAGAGACATCAAAGCTACAAATGTGCTACTTGATGGGAATCTGAATCCTAAAATATCTGATTTTGGATTGGCTAGGCTtgatgaagaagagaagagCCACATCAGCACCCGAGTTGCTGGAACTAT AGGATATATGGCACCAGAATATGCACTATGGGGTTACTTGACTGACAAAGCAGATGTTTACAGTTTTGGGGTTGTTGCTTTGGAAATTATTAGTGGGAAGAACACCAATAACTACATGCCAAGCAACAGCAGTTGTGTTTGTCTCTTAGATTGG GCCTGCCATTTGCAACAAAGTGGGAGTTTTATAGAGCTTGTTGATGAGACGTTAGGATCTGAAGTTAACATAGAAGAAGCAGAAACTATGGTTAAAGTAGCTCTCTTGTGTACAAATGCGTCCCCTACACTTAGACCTACAATGTCTGAGGTAGTGAGCATGCTTGAAGGACGAATGGCTGTTCCTGACACGCGTCCAGAACTGAGTTCATATAATGAAGATTTGAGGTTCAAAGCCATGAGAGACCTCCGTCAGCACGAGCAAAGTCATAGATTCAGTGGGAGCCAAAGACAAAAGTCAACCTCTATTCAAACTTTTAGCTCTTCATCTATATCTGAGAACAGCAGTCATGAGATAAGCTTAGAACCAAAGCTCTAA
- the LOC133703826 gene encoding probable LRR receptor-like serine/threonine-protein kinase RFK1 isoform X2, with amino-acid sequence MLAGKFFVFLTVSLTSCLGLLAFFEAKLVQEEVDALEEIARTLGSKYWKFNADTCEIELVGVTQVPPKNAEQRIDCECKNGNNTDCHVTRMELKKYNLPGVLPPQLVKLPHLQVVDFAYNYLNGTIPREWASMQLTSISLLVNRLSGEIPKELGNITTLTYLSLEVNQISGIIPPDLGKLINLQTLMLSSNRFTGNLPVSFSGLINLTDFRINDNNFSGAIPIFIQNWKKLERLEMHATGLEGPIPSNISLLNNLVELDVSFNKLVGKIPASISVDRLRFIFLTRNLLSGDISDSILKDGSNVDLSYNNFALQSPGQPVCRENMNLNLNLFRSSSMGNSSRRVLPCMKTFRCPKYSNCLHVNSGGKDITINENKTTLSYEGDGQVEGGAAKYFVNDQSFWGFSSTGDFMDDYDYQNTRYTVSLQSSTIPELYQTARISPISLTYFHYCLQNGNYTVNLHFAEIQFTNDHTYNSLGRRIFDIYVQERLVWKDFNIEDEVGSAEKPLVKQVLNVNVTNNMLEIRFYFAGKGTTRIPDRGVYGPIISAISVFSDLKVCSSGKKKGIVYVVVGAVGASCLVAIILVILWWKGNLPGKLRRKRDVKGLDFPKGTFSLKQIRAATNDFDASNKIGEGGFGPVYKGQLPDGTVIAVKQLSSKSRQGNREFLNEMGMISCLQHPNLVKLHGCCIESDQLLLVYEYMENNSLARALFRHENNQLNLDWPTRLKICIGIARGLAFLHEESRLKIVHRDIKATNVLLDGNLNPKISDFGLARLDEEEKSHISTRVAGTIGYMAPEYALWGYLTDKADVYSFGVVALEIISGKNTNNYMPSNSSCVCLLDWACHLQQSGSFIELVDETLGSEVNIEEAETMVKVALLCTNASPTLRPTMSEVVSMLEGRMAVPDTRPELSSYNEDLRFKAMRDLRQHEQSHRFSGSQRQKSTSIQTFSSSSISENSSHEISLEPKL; translated from the exons ATGCTTGCTGGGaagttctttgttttcttgacTGTTAGTCTTACTAGTTGCTTAGGGTTGCTGGCGTTTTTTGAGGCAAAGCTGGTTCAAGAAGAAG TTGATGCACTTGAAGAAATTGCACGGACATTGGGCTCTAAATACTGGAAGTTCAATGCTGACACTTGCGAGATTGAATTGGTTGGGGTAACTCAAGTCCCACCAAAGAACGCAGAGCAAAGGATAGATTGTGAATGCAAGAATGGGAACAATACTGATTGTCACGTCACAAGAAT GGAGCTCAAAAAGTATAATCTTCCTGGAGTGCTTCCGCCTCAACTTGTTAAGCTTCCCCACCTCCAAGTAGT TGATTTTGCGTACAATTACTTGAATGGTACGATACCACGTGAATGGGCTTCAATGCAGTTAACCTCAAT CTCTCTTCTCGTAAATCGTTTGTCAGGGGAGATTCCAAAGGAATTGGGAAATATTACCACTCTCACCTACCT gtCCCTTGAAGTGAACCAAATTTCTGGCATAATCCCCCCTGACCTTGGAAAATTGATCAACTTGCAGACACT gatgctgtccTCCAATCGTTTTACTGGAAACTTGCCAGTGTCATTTTCTGGACTAATAAATCTAACAGATTT TAGGATAAACGATAACAACTTCAGTGGAGCCATTCCTATCTTCATACAGAATTGGAAAAAGCTTGAAAGATT AGAAATGCATGCAACTGGACTGGAGGGACCTATTCCATCAAACATTTCTCTTTTGAATAATTTAGTTGAGTT GGATGTCAGTTTCAATAAGTTGGTTGGAAAAATTCCTGCCAGCATAAGTGTAGATCGCCTGCGATTCAT CTTTTTAACTAGAAACTTGCTAAGTGGAGATATATCAGATTCAATCTTGAAGGATGGAAGCAACGT TGATCTGTCATATAATAACTTTGCATTGCAAAGCCCTGGGCAACCTGTTTGTCGAGAAAACAT GAATCTAAACCTGAACTTGTTCCGTAGCTCTTCAATGGGAAACAGCTC AAGGCGAGTTCTTCCATGCATGAAGACTTTCCGCTGCCCTAAAT ATTCAAACTGTTTACATGTTAACAGTGGTGGAAAGGACATAACCatcaatgaaaacaaaacaacctTGTCATATGAAGGAGATGGACAAGTAGAAGGTGGTGCAgctaaatattttgtaaatgacCAAAGCTTCTGGGGTTTCAGTAGCACCGGGGACTTTATGGATGATTATGATTACCAAAATACTCGTTATACTGTATCTCTGCAATCATCAACCATCCCTGAATTATACCAAACAGCTCGCATATCCCCAATTTCTCTTACCTATTTCCATTATTGCTTACAAAATGGGAACTACACAGTAAACCTTCACTTTGCAGAGATACAGTTCACTAATGACCATACATATAACAGCTTAGGCAGGCGTATTTTTGACATTTATGTTCAG GAAAGATTGGTTTGGAAAGATTTCAATATTGAAGATGAGGTTGGCAGTGCTGAAAAGCCTTTAGTGAAACAAGTATTGAATGTCAATGTGACTAATAATATGTTGGAGATCAGATTCTATTTTGCCGGAAAAGGGACAACAAGGATTCCTGATAGGGGAGTTTATGGTCCCATCATATCAGCCATCTCTGTATTTTCTG atttgaaaGTTTGTTCTAGTGGGAAAAAGAAGGGAATTGTTTATGTGGTTGTTGGAGCTGTTGGAGCATCATGCCTGGTTGCCATTATACTGGTAATTCTTTGGTGGAAAGGAAACTTGCCAGGAAAATTGCGCAGGAAAAGAG ATGTCAAAGGACTTGATTTTCCAAAGGGAACATTTTCTCTGAAGCAAATTAGAGCTGCCACAAATGACTTTGATGCTTCTAATAAGATTGGAGAAGGTGGTTTTGGTCCTGTATACAAG GGTCAATTACCTGATGGTACTGTTATAGCAGTGAAGCAACTTTCATCAAAATCACGGCAAGGAAATCGTGAATTCTTAAATGAGATGGGCATGATTTCATGTTTGCAGCATCCGAATCTTGTCAAGCTGCATGGATGTTGCATTGAAAGTGACCAGTTATTATTGGTTTATGAGTACATGGAAAATAATAGTCTTGCACGTGCTCTGTTTC GTCATGAAAACAATCAGCTTAATCTGGATTGGCCTACAAGGCTTAAGATCTGTATTGGGATAGCTAGAGGTCTAGCTtttctccatgaagaatcaagACTTAAGATCGTTCACAGAGACATCAAAGCTACAAATGTGCTACTTGATGGGAATCTGAATCCTAAAATATCTGATTTTGGATTGGCTAGGCTtgatgaagaagagaagagCCACATCAGCACCCGAGTTGCTGGAACTAT AGGATATATGGCACCAGAATATGCACTATGGGGTTACTTGACTGACAAAGCAGATGTTTACAGTTTTGGGGTTGTTGCTTTGGAAATTATTAGTGGGAAGAACACCAATAACTACATGCCAAGCAACAGCAGTTGTGTTTGTCTCTTAGATTGG GCCTGCCATTTGCAACAAAGTGGGAGTTTTATAGAGCTTGTTGATGAGACGTTAGGATCTGAAGTTAACATAGAAGAAGCAGAAACTATGGTTAAAGTAGCTCTCTTGTGTACAAATGCGTCCCCTACACTTAGACCTACAATGTCTGAGGTAGTGAGCATGCTTGAAGGACGAATGGCTGTTCCTGACACGCGTCCAGAACTGAGTTCATATAATGAAGATTTGAGGTTCAAAGCCATGAGAGACCTCCGTCAGCACGAGCAAAGTCATAGATTCAGTGGGAGCCAAAGACAAAAGTCAACCTCTATTCAAACTTTTAGCTCTTCATCTATATCTGAGAACAGCAGTCATGAGATAAGCTTAGAACCAAAGCTCTAA